TGGTGTATGCGGAGGTCATCATGGTCGTGCCAGAAGATTCCGTGCAGGTTTGCCTCAAGAACACCGACCGCGGGGTGCCGTTCATCTCTGGGCTGGATCTGAGGCCGCTGACGATCAAGCTCTACCCACTGGCCAACGAGACGCAGGCCCTCGTTCTGCTTCACAGGTTTAACTTCGGACCCACTGATGAAACAATTATCAGGTGAGAGAAAGATCTTAAGGACTTGCTCAGTCCATTGAGATCTGGCCACACTCAAATCTTAATTATTTCCATCATCCATCACAAAACGCCGTACTGATTGTTGAATTGAAACAGGTACCCTTATGATCCATATGACCGGATATGGTTCCCTTTTGTCGACATGACAGACTGGGCTGAGATAAAAACTGGGGAAAAGGTGAAAATTGATGACGAGCTCTTCCAGCCGCCCGAGGCAGTGATGCAGACGGCCGTCACGCCGCAGGACGTCTCCAATAACATAGAGTTTACCTTGGACCTCCAGAGTTTCCCTAGTGACCTGGGGTACATCCATATGTTGTACTTCTGTGAACTGGAGCATCTTCAAACAAAGGCACGACGGGAGTACAACTTCTACCGGAATGACGTGCTGAGGCACTCAAATTACACTCCGCCATACCTTGTGACCGATTACATCTACTCATCCGAGCCCTTTCAAGTCGACCAGTACAAGGTCTCCCTCAACGCCACCGCTACGTCGACGCTACCGCCCATCATAAACGGCATTGAGCTATTCGCCGTGATCCCAACTACCATCCAGGGCACCGACACACAGGACGGTGCGATCATATGCATACATGAGCTAGCTCACTAGTCATTGTCGTAATTTCGTTCATGCATGTTACTGACAATTGGTTTTCTGTTAACAGTATCTGCCATCACCGCAATCAAGGAGATATACCAGGTGCACAAGAACTGGATGGGTGACCCGTGCATTCCCAAGGCTCTGTGCTGGGATGGGTTGACCTGCAGCTACGACGTTTCCAAACCTCCCATAATTAGAAACGTGTAAGTAATTCATATCTATAGTTCTATACTGATTTAGTTTGTCTGATAAGACTAAAACTGAGCCACTTTGCTCTTAATTTCTAGAAACATGTCCTTCAATGGTCTGCATGGTGGTATATCGCCAAATTTCGCAAATCTAATGGACGTCCAATACTTGTACGTTCTGTTCTGTAGATCTACCAATTTTACCTTTCCATGTAGTATGTATTGTTTATTTCTTTTCAGCAAAAGTGGTGACAAAAAATATGTTGCAGGGATCTCTCAAACAATAATTTAACAGGATCAATTCCAGACACCCTTTCACGAATACAATCATTAATATTTTTGTAAGTTTTGCAACAACTCTGATTAAGTTAATTTGAATATGTTACCTTACGTTTTCTTTCACTCATGTCAATATTATTTTACTTTCTGTAGAGACCTCTCAGACAACAATCTGAATGGATCCATTCCTTATGGACTTATCAAAAAAATTCAGGATGGGTCCTTGGATTTGAGGTCAGTTCCCTCATTTTTCCGATTACATCCTACTGGTACTCAATAAATTCGATTAAGCAACTTGTTTTCTTTTTCTTGTAGATATGTCAACAATCCCGATCTCTGTACTAATGGCAACTCATGTCAGCTTGCTGAAGGGCGCACCAAACTAGCCATCTACATAGCTGTTTCTGTAGTTGTGATTGTGGTGTTAGTATTAGTGGCAGTACTATGCTTTTGCTTCCAAAGAAAAAGAAAGCAAGGTGAGTCTTATAAACGAGCACAAACATTCTCGGATCCACTTCCCCTATCCATGAAAACCCAACGCTGATATTTGTTGTGGGCTTGTGCCATTGGGTGCCTATCACAGGATCAATCAATTATTCTGTAAAGCTGACAAGTGATGGCGATGGGAATAGTTCGCTTCGACTTGAGAACCGTCGGTTCACGTACATGGAACTGGAGACAATAACGAACAACTTCGGGCGAGTGCTTGGCCAAGGAGGGTTCGGGTATGTCTTCCACGGCTGCCTGGAAGATGCCACTCAGGTGGCAGTAAAGTTGAGGTCTCATTCTTCAAATCAAGGTGTCAAACAATTCCTCGCAGAGGTAGAACTTTTTGTTCTGCTACACAGAAATTTGTTCCAAGAAATTTCACTAGAACTTCTAGTTTTACTACATAGAAGTTTGTACCAagaaatttcaccaagtcctgatCACTTGTCCAGGCTCAAGTTTTAACACGGATTCATCACAAGAATCTTGTGTCCATGATTGGTTACTGCAAGGATGGGGTGCACATGGCACTTGTCTATGAGTACATGCCTCAAGGAACCCTACAAGAGCACATTGCAAGTATGCAAGTTGTTAATTTGACAGTACATAGTTAGAATTTGATCACTATTTGCAATAAGATACATGCATGCCAAAGTGCAAGACGATGGAGTGTTACTTCAGTTGTTATTTATATATTACCATTTGAAGTGTCAACTGGTGTAAAAATTACAATGTCTTTGTATATATTTGTAGGGGAAGACAACAGCGGACGAGGTTTACCATGGAGACAAAGACTCCAAGTCGCACTTGAATCTGCACAAGGTACACCACTAAAAAATGCAGTCACCTACCCTCAAACATGTTGTTCTTAAAGAATGTTGAACATTGGCTAGACTGATGATACGCAGGTCTGGAGTACCTTCATAAGGGGTGCAACCCACCTATAATTCACAGGGATGTCAAAACCGCCAACATCTTGTTAAACGCGAGGTTAGAGGCCAAGATTGCCGATTTTGGTTTGTCCAAGGCTTTCACCTGCGACGATAACACCAATGTATCCACCAACACGTTTGCCGGCACACACGGATATGTAGATCCAGAGTACGATTGATCTCTTCCGCTCTCCTCCAAGCTAACCTCTATGCACGCAATGTTTCTAAGTAAAGGTACATGTTTGTAGGTATCAGAGAACAATGTATCCGTCGACCAAGAGCGACGTGTATAGCTTTGGTGTCGTTCTGCTAGAGCTAGTCACAGGAAAGCCAGCCATCCTACGCAACCCCAGGCCCATCAACATCATCAACTGGGCACGACAACTACTTGCACGGGGCGACATTGAAGGCATAGTGGATGCGCGTATGCAAGGTGATCATGACATCAATGCCGTTTGGAAGACAACAAACATTGCACTCATGTGCACTGAGCAAGCTCCCGCGCAGAGGCCCTCCATGACTGAGGTGGTGATGCAGCTACAGGAGTGCCTCGATCTGGAGGAAGGCAGCGGCGGTAGTGGCATGAACCCACACATGGGTTACAATGCTACCATTAACCGGTCCATTGGTGTGAGCCAGAACAACACTATGTTTGAGACAGCGTATAATTATACGACAGGGCCACCAATGGACAGCAGTCCCGCGTCCACCCGATGAAGCTGTCTATGCCAATCCATTCTACTAGCCACCATGAATTCTCTTATTTCACAATCAGATCTCTACAAGAATTTTGAACATGTTCTTACTTAGGTGAGTAATGTTCTCGTAAAACTCTTATATTGTGTTAAAATGAAATATGAATAGAATAAAGGAGAGGTGGTACTTTTTTCCATTTCTATCACCGGATATTGTGTTTGCAAACTCTCAGTTTAGTTTGAGATAGTGGGCCCAAAATATTATAGTTTAGCATTTAGCAAAACTATGTTTTTCCCTTGCTAAATACTAGCACTTTTCTTTGTTACTTTCATGTTGATCTTTACTTTCATGAAGTTTTGCAAGATAGTAGTTGATAATATCAGACAGTAATCGGCTTGCATCCAAGTCACACCGGACATTTACACTTGGTAGCTAAGATATCTCTTGCCAAAATAAAGCCACTGTAATACTGCTTCGGTTCTCATTTGTGACATTTGAACTAATGAGCATCAAGCAAAAACAGTTGGAGGCAGTAGTTCACTAATTGTTAACCATCCTATGAAAAATGCTATTGTTTGCTTTACATAATATATGTAAAATACTAACATTAAAGGTTTTTACAATACATCATTTGGTTATTAGAATGCAATCTTGATTGTCCTTGAAAATAGATGTTTGCAATGTTTTGGATAAATAAGAGAAGTCCACGTTACAACCTTGAATTGCCACTAAAGTTTAAGAAACTATCTCGAACTTCAGAACCATCTACTTTACCTTCTTAAACTCTTAAAACCAGCCAAATATCAGCCATGTCTCCCTTCAAACCAGTTTAATCTCGGTTTTACTAGTTTTGTCGATTGAATGCCTAGTCAGCATACTAGTCACCCTGCCACGTCACCTACCTACCCAACCAAGCTCCCTATCTCTATCTCCTCATCCAAATCACCCTGAGCCATTCACCTCACCCAGCCGCCACTGCCTCCTCGTAGACCACCTGACCCTGACACACTGCAGCCAGCACCACCGACACCGGGGACTGGGATGACGGCGTCGTGGTGCCACTCGACGGCTGCAACCCAAACCATCTCTCTTCTTTTCCCTTCTTTCACTTACCCCAAGTCGTTCCCCTCACCCAGCCGCCACCTCTATCAATTCAGGGGCTGCCCTACAGGGTGTGCGCCAAGCCAAACTATGCCACCCGCGGCCACCGGACTACACGCCAAGGGACAACGAGATACATCATCAACACAACGGTGACGAGCAGAGTTCTGGATTTCACCCGAAATTTctgttcttcgcccaatatttgtcCATCTTGTCTAGGATTGGTATATATATCAGCGGGCCTAATATTTCGGCCTACTTGAATTCCTAGCCCGGCCCAAGGTCCAACGTAGGCCCCACATATGCCTAGTGGTACAAAACACGTCGATCCTCTTTGGCGCCTCAGGCGCCCATTACTGTGTATTTTACAAACAGGCGCGTGAAT
Above is a window of Triticum dicoccoides isolate Atlit2015 ecotype Zavitan chromosome 5B, WEW_v2.0, whole genome shotgun sequence DNA encoding:
- the LOC119312878 gene encoding putative leucine-rich repeat receptor-like protein kinase At2g19210 translates to MEQPTPRTTAVVPWLLLLCLVCRAPQARTQPDNNDFISIDCGLPGETGYRDNTTSLYYTTDDAGFIDTNAGINHNISAQYINPSIPTSLHSVRSFPSGERNCYTLGSLVSGLKYLIRGQFLYGNYDGFNRLPIFDLYIGVNFWTTVNISSSDAVVYAEVIMVVPEDSVQVCLKNTDRGVPFISGLDLRPLTIKLYPLANETQALVLLHRFNFGPTDETIIRYPYDPYDRIWFPFVDMTDWAEIKTGEKVKIDDELFQPPEAVMQTAVTPQDVSNNIEFTLDLQSFPSDLGYIHMLYFCELEHLQTKARREYNFYRNDVLRHSNYTPPYLVTDYIYSSEPFQVDQYKVSLNATATSTLPPIINGIELFAVIPTTIQGTDTQDVSAITAIKEIYQVHKNWMGDPCIPKALCWDGLTCSYDVSKPPIIRNVNMSFNGLHGGISPNFANLMDVQYLDLSNNNLTGSIPDTLSRIQSLIFLDLSDNNLNGSIPYGLIKKIQDGSLDLRYVNNPDLCTNGNSCQLAEGRTKLAIYIAVSVVVIVVLVLVAVLCFCFQRKRKQGSINYSVKLTSDGDGNSSLRLENRRFTYMELETITNNFGRVLGQGGFGYVFHGCLEDATQVAVKLRSHSSNQGVKQFLAEAQVLTRIHHKNLVSMIGYCKDGVHMALVYEYMPQGTLQEHIAREDNSGRGLPWRQRLQVALESAQGLEYLHKGCNPPIIHRDVKTANILLNARLEAKIADFGLSKAFTCDDNTNVSTNTFAGTHGYVDPEYQRTMYPSTKSDVYSFGVVLLELVTGKPAILRNPRPINIINWARQLLARGDIEGIVDARMQGDHDINAVWKTTNIALMCTEQAPAQRPSMTEVVMQLQECLDLEEGSGGSGMNPHMGYNATINRSIGVSQNNTMFETAYNYTTGPPMDSSPASTR